Proteins found in one Alicyclobacillus cycloheptanicus genomic segment:
- a CDS encoding DUF6788 family protein: MAVHIDGWSVVPQYRKCGKGNCKVCHTGKGHGPYYYGTRLQNGKRCSKYFGQSLPDTQDDTQDEIRPLQQELAEAKRLIAVLQAENATLRKQLQPTSVRAAEELSQADVEQIWARVVKNAGDMSENVLQTAYSSLIRGLFGKGNTYTRLHTGRGGRPYVCPFRGPRFRYKDPVRLVETAAKWIIINEQIRQDNKAELRKKREAIERYGTLI, from the coding sequence GTGGCTGTCCATATTGACGGCTGGAGTGTAGTACCGCAATACCGCAAGTGCGGTAAGGGGAACTGTAAAGTCTGTCACACTGGCAAGGGGCACGGTCCATACTATTACGGTACACGCCTGCAGAACGGCAAACGTTGCAGTAAATATTTCGGACAGTCACTGCCTGACACACAAGATGATACACAAGATGAAATTAGGCCGCTGCAACAAGAGTTGGCAGAAGCCAAACGGCTAATTGCCGTATTGCAAGCGGAGAACGCAACATTACGCAAGCAACTGCAGCCAACGAGCGTTAGAGCCGCTGAGGAACTGTCTCAGGCGGACGTTGAACAGATATGGGCGCGAGTAGTCAAAAACGCTGGAGACATGTCCGAGAACGTGTTACAGACCGCATACAGCAGCCTGATACGCGGTTTGTTCGGAAAAGGCAACACGTACACAAGATTGCATACAGGACGCGGGGGACGTCCGTATGTCTGCCCGTTCCGAGGGCCGCGTTTCAGATACAAAGACCCGGTACGACTCGTAGAGACTGCTGCAAAGTGGATAATCATAAATGAGCAGATACGACAGGATAACAAGGCGGAATTAAGGAAGAAACGAGAAGCTATAGAACGTTATGGTACGCTGATTTAG
- a CDS encoding DUF523 domain-containing protein — MKIVSACLVGCKCRYDNQSALHSKVENLVQSRQAVPVCPEQFGGLPTPRNPAEIVGGDGFDVLDGNAKVIDSEGNDVTQEFIDGAYRALNVAQTIGATTAILKKNSPSCGSDLIYDGSFSGMKKEGVGVTVALLLRNGLTVTSEDGD, encoded by the coding sequence ATGAAAATCGTGAGTGCCTGTTTGGTCGGTTGTAAGTGTAGATACGATAATCAATCTGCTTTACATTCAAAAGTCGAGAATTTAGTTCAAAGTCGTCAAGCAGTGCCTGTCTGCCCTGAGCAATTCGGAGGACTCCCGACTCCAAGGAATCCTGCAGAGATTGTAGGCGGAGATGGATTTGATGTACTTGATGGCAATGCCAAGGTTATCGATAGTGAGGGGAATGACGTCACACAGGAGTTTATTGACGGGGCTTACCGAGCACTAAACGTTGCACAGACTATTGGGGCAACAACAGCCATTCTTAAGAAAAATAGCCCCTCCTGCGGAAGTGATTTGATATACGATGGGTCTTTTTCTGGTATGAAGAAGGAAGGAGTGGGCGTGACTGTTGCTCTATTATTACGTAATGGACTAACGGTTACATCCGAAGATGGCGATTAA
- a CDS encoding SOS response-associated peptidase — protein MCGRFTLTEDWSSILRYYGITDSNYAVPPRYNIAPSQRLTAVISDGTKRRIGPLTWGLVPKVWSHRDPHHRPINVRVEGITVNMAFRKLLERKRCLIPADGYYEWHRNTKQPYRIRLRSRNIFSFAGIWDTYETETGERVSTCAFVTCEPNMKMKVIHDRMPVILRDFQHERFWLDRHVTDVNQLLTVLKPYPDDDMYAYPVSKAVGNARNDNAELIREVH, from the coding sequence ATGTGTGGACGCTTCACGCTAACAGAGGACTGGAGCAGCATTCTACGCTATTACGGCATCACAGACAGCAACTATGCAGTCCCGCCCCGTTACAACATCGCCCCTTCACAGCGGCTAACTGCCGTTATTTCAGATGGAACTAAACGGCGTATCGGTCCACTGACCTGGGGATTGGTGCCTAAAGTTTGGAGTCATCGTGACCCACACCATCGACCGATTAACGTACGCGTTGAGGGCATTACGGTGAATATGGCCTTTCGCAAGCTGCTGGAGCGCAAACGCTGTCTCATCCCTGCTGATGGCTATTATGAGTGGCATAGAAACACTAAACAGCCTTATCGTATTCGACTACGTAGCCGTAACATTTTCTCGTTTGCTGGCATTTGGGATACGTATGAAACGGAAACTGGCGAACGTGTCAGTACATGCGCCTTCGTCACGTGTGAGCCGAATATGAAGATGAAGGTCATCCACGACAGAATGCCGGTGATCTTACGTGATTTCCAGCATGAACGGTTTTGGCTGGATCGGCATGTGACTGACGTCAATCAGCTGTTGACCGTGCTAAAGCCGTATCCTGATGACGATATGTACGCGTATCCCGTGTCAAAAGCAGTTGGGAACGCGAGGAATGACAACGCGGAGTTGATACGGGAAGTGCATTAA
- a CDS encoding restriction endonuclease, with the protein MGVILGWLVCIGLCIGLPPLGIPLLIVVIVVSAARRRQRKIKARQQEAARVDRVLKSNINEIDQMTGIQFEQYLCEVFKRSGYKVQLTSTTGDFGADLLVELKDGRKVAVQAKRYSQSVGVDAVQEVYSAVSYYGASKGVVITNNGFTKAAMQLAAKNGVILIGRKNLMAMALGERKLTAFLPAM; encoded by the coding sequence TTGGGCGTCATTCTTGGTTGGCTCGTCTGTATCGGTCTGTGCATAGGTCTGCCGCCGCTTGGTATTCCGTTATTGATTGTCGTGATTGTTGTATCAGCCGCCAGACGTCGCCAACGTAAGATCAAGGCTAGACAACAGGAAGCGGCACGTGTTGATCGTGTTTTGAAGTCGAACATCAACGAGATCGACCAGATGACGGGCATACAGTTTGAACAGTACCTATGCGAAGTGTTCAAGCGTAGCGGGTATAAGGTGCAACTAACTTCCACAACGGGGGACTTTGGCGCGGATCTGCTTGTTGAACTGAAAGATGGGCGTAAGGTAGCAGTCCAGGCGAAGCGGTACAGTCAGAGCGTAGGCGTAGACGCCGTTCAGGAAGTGTATTCAGCGGTCAGTTATTATGGAGCGTCTAAAGGCGTGGTAATAACGAATAACGGATTTACCAAGGCAGCCATGCAGTTGGCGGCAAAGAATGGAGTCATACTGATTGGACGTAAGAATCTGATGGCGATGGCGTTGGGTGAGAGGAAGTTGACGGCGTTTCTACCTGCTATGTAA
- a CDS encoding replication-relaxation family protein translates to MLEQCNCCSTAHVAQLYAHTTRPMHRAWTVLEHLRQRDYIESWRPAFDHPAVHRLSRRIRRKYDLPLVRWNGRLSHRLAITDVYMTLGMPEDFVTEPRAEFIWQGKHHVLSPDAYTRGMLIEVQRSSMTAEQWKQKRRMYELFFRLGVWEQYFEERPTVVIVQSHEQQLSTIGAAIGYEMRVVRGIREVMPSGDGRDVVNVGEGDR, encoded by the coding sequence ATGCTTGAACAATGTAACTGCTGTTCTACGGCGCACGTCGCGCAGTTGTACGCGCATACGACAAGGCCGATGCATAGGGCATGGACAGTGTTGGAGCATCTACGGCAACGGGACTATATCGAGTCCTGGCGTCCAGCGTTTGACCATCCAGCAGTTCACCGGCTCAGTCGTCGTATTCGTCGAAAGTATGATCTGCCGCTTGTCCGATGGAATGGACGCTTGTCTCATCGATTGGCTATTACAGATGTCTATATGACGCTTGGAATGCCTGAGGACTTCGTTACAGAACCGCGTGCAGAGTTTATTTGGCAGGGTAAACATCACGTACTATCTCCAGACGCTTACACGCGGGGGATGTTGATTGAAGTACAGCGCAGTTCTATGACGGCTGAACAGTGGAAGCAGAAGCGCAGGATGTATGAACTGTTCTTCCGTTTGGGCGTGTGGGAACAGTATTTTGAGGAACGGCCTACGGTTGTTATAGTCCAGTCTCATGAACAGCAGTTGTCCACCATCGGGGCGGCTATAGGCTACGAAATGAGAGTAGTACGGGGCATTCGGGAGGTGATGCCGAGTGGGGATGGTCGGGATGTCGTCAATGTTGGGGAAGGCGATAGGTAA
- a CDS encoding helix-turn-helix domain-containing protein, with translation MGWFGLGRPRTRFGKWMEEQGVTQEELSQKSGVSRGTISRLASKDDARPGWRNRKKLREALRAYDEEYADDFWDD, from the coding sequence GTGGGATGGTTCGGATTAGGCAGGCCGCGCACGCGGTTCGGAAAGTGGATGGAAGAACAGGGAGTAACACAGGAGGAATTAAGTCAGAAGTCTGGCGTTTCACGCGGCACAATCAGCAGGCTTGCAAGCAAAGATGATGCACGACCTGGTTGGCGAAACCGTAAAAAGTTACGTGAAGCACTGCGCGCCTATGACGAAGAATACGCGGATGATTTTTGGGATGATTAA
- a CDS encoding FtsK/SpoIIIE domain-containing protein, whose amino-acid sequence MLIAGPTRGGKTVLLKSIITTLLLSHSATDIELIGVDMKPQSLAFRKFGPVWTSLVDRPEAFVDVIQDAIFELEKRADKLAKAGCESVQEYEETTGHRFPRRFIIVDEYGRSFGSPCEDEIATGMMQLTAMGAGLGIHVILATQRPDAEIINGKIRANLESVVCFRVANGVQSRVILGHEGAETLPKIRGRAIYSAGDETVLQVPYISDKTLQRLLSSRRPARGKHGNGEWKTIQARSLRVGEDL is encoded by the coding sequence TTGCTGATTGCAGGGCCAACACGCGGCGGAAAGACGGTACTGCTAAAAAGCATCATCACAACGCTATTACTTAGCCATTCAGCAACGGATATAGAGCTAATTGGCGTAGACATGAAGCCGCAATCCCTGGCGTTTAGGAAATTCGGTCCTGTCTGGACTTCGTTGGTTGACCGTCCTGAAGCCTTTGTAGACGTCATACAGGACGCAATCTTTGAATTAGAGAAGCGTGCAGACAAGTTGGCTAAGGCAGGCTGTGAATCAGTCCAGGAATACGAGGAAACAACGGGGCACAGGTTCCCCCGCCGCTTTATCATCGTTGACGAGTACGGACGTAGTTTCGGGAGTCCATGTGAAGACGAAATAGCGACGGGAATGATGCAGCTTACAGCAATGGGGGCAGGATTGGGTATTCATGTGATTTTGGCTACACAGCGGCCAGACGCGGAAATCATCAACGGTAAGATTCGAGCAAACCTAGAATCGGTCGTATGTTTCCGCGTTGCTAATGGCGTGCAGTCTCGCGTCATTCTCGGACACGAAGGAGCAGAGACACTACCGAAGATTCGGGGACGCGCTATCTACAGTGCAGGTGATGAAACTGTACTGCAGGTGCCTTACATCTCGGATAAGACACTGCAACGGTTATTGTCCAGCAGGCGTCCAGCTAGGGGCAAGCATGGAAACGGAGAGTGGAAAACAATCCAGGCTCGTTCGCTCAGAGTTGGTGAGGACTTATGA
- a CDS encoding helix-turn-helix domain-containing protein, with amino-acid sequence MLEVSKNTLIRLLAEERIPARKVGRKWLFSREALIQWIAEGDSRQYARKNEQEEQ; translated from the coding sequence TTGTTGGAAGTCAGTAAGAACACGCTGATTCGGTTATTGGCAGAAGAACGCATTCCGGCCCGTAAAGTCGGGCGAAAGTGGCTATTCAGTCGTGAAGCGTTGATACAGTGGATTGCTGAAGGAGATTCACGGCAGTACGCAAGGAAGAATGAACAAGAGGAACAGTAA
- a CDS encoding helix-turn-helix domain-containing protein, producing the protein MLPLVSMVLTLRRAENGLSMRDVAEMAGVEPKDVFEAENYIHDASVSAVWKIAEALNVDVDKIQDLEREFNPYYC; encoded by the coding sequence ATGCTGCCACTTGTATCAATGGTGCTTACCTTACGTCGGGCAGAGAATGGCCTTAGTATGCGAGATGTTGCCGAAATGGCAGGGGTTGAGCCGAAGGATGTGTTTGAAGCAGAGAATTACATCCATGATGCATCAGTTAGTGCCGTGTGGAAGATTGCCGAAGCGTTGAATGTGGACGTCGACAAGATTCAGGATCTAGAAAGGGAATTCAATCCGTATTATTGCTAG